GTATGACGTGGAGCACATACACTACGAGACCACGGGCCCCGCGCTCTGTACTGTAGTGTTCctgcttatttattttttcgGTATGGCCAGTTCCATTTGGTGGGTAATTCTGTCCCTGACCTGGTTTTTGGCCGCGGGGATGAAGTGGGGAAATGAGGCCATTGCTAGTTACTCCCAGTATTTTCACCTAGCTGCCTGGCTCATACCCAGCATGAAATCTATCGCTGTTTTGGCCCTCAGTTCTGTGGACGGAGACTCTGTGGCCGGAATCTGCTACGTAGGCAATCAAAACTTGGACAATCTGAGAGGATTCGTTTTGGCTCCGCtcgtgatttatttatttatcggcACCATGTTCCTCCTGGCGGGATTCGTGTCCCTGTTCAGAATCCGTAGCGTCATCAAACAAGGTGGCACTAAAACGGACAAGCTGGAGAAGCTGATGATAAGAATTGGTATATTTACAGTGTTATACACTGTGCCTGCCACTATCATAGTAGCTTGTTACTTCTATGAGCAACACAACAGACAAAGTTGGGAAATAACCCACAATTGCTCCTGTTTGTCGGAGCAGGACTTAAAGAAACCGGACTATGCTGTTTTTATGTTAAAGTACTTTATGTGCCTTTTGGTGGGCATCACGTCCGGCGTGTGGATTTGGTCTGGGAAAACGCTAGAATCATGGAGGACTTTCTGCACTCGCTGTTGTTGGGGCAGCAAAGGCACCAGTGGCTCAATGTATAGTGACGTGAGTACCGGACTAACGTGGAGATCCGGCACTGCTAGCTCGGTATCTTGCCCCAAGCAGATGCCATTGTCCCAGGTCTGAAAGGGACTTATGGACGGCTAATTGTTCTGGAGATAACCCAGCACCTTCCAACCATTAGCATAGTAACGAGCTGTTGATGGCTGCCCTGTGAGGCACTTGTTAAATAACTGGTGCTGACAATGTATCTGTCATTAACGCCGGTTAATTCCGCTTCATTTATATGTATTAACAGTGCAGACTATCAGACTGGTGCTTTTGCGTATAATGGGCATTAATTGTTCTGTCTTTTACGTGGGGAAACGTTTCAGCCCGAATTTCTTTGGGTTCACCATTTACATAGTGCCAAGTGGATAGAATTGTATAAATCAATCAGTGTCAAAGATGGTTTAAATTAAGCCTTAATAATGCCCAAATATTGTGCGGGTCGTTTTTTTATTGctgaaaaatgtatttatgtaaTGATTGTGTACAAACTTGTAAATTGTGTACAAAAGAAAATTTATAAGCTAAGTAAATTTGTATAAAGTGTAGATGTCACTTTGTTAAAAGCAAACAtgacttttattttgacaatAAAACATTTGATAAATGTCACGTTCTGTGTAACCTAGTATTTTGAATCTCCTACCAGTCTCAGTGTTGCGTTGTGGACACAAAGGGCAGCGGTAGCCTGCTTTTGAGAGACTCTGTCAAAGGGAACTCTCAACCATCAAACAAGTGTAATTAGAGCCAGGGGTTGAGTTGGAACATCTCTGTAATTGTTAAACTCCTCTTCACGTGCTTGCCGAGGCTCGCTTCTTTATTTAGTAAAAGAGGAGCGAATGAATAGTCTAAATGTAGGGAACGGGCCCTTTTCATCTGCTGAAACTTTGATCTTTTCTTCAACGGCAAAGAATAAATGTGACGTGTAGTTAGAAGTGTCTGTCAGATGTGCCAAGTTTTTCCTAAATGTCCAATTTGCGCCGTTGTGCTCTGATGGACGTTGAATTAGAGAAGGGTTTGGACTCTGGACTTTGGTTTgtcagaggaaaggagaaagcaGTTAGGCCTCAGCCGCTGTTAGTATTTCATAGAGCTGAATTGAAACATCTCCCCCATCAAACGACGCTTGTATTAGAGGAGACAAGACTCAGACATGAATGATATTGAAATGGCAATGGAAGCTCCGCAGGTGGCCTGTCCACGTGATCTCACATCTTAAAACCCCCTCTGGGTGAGGTGGCTTTGCTACTAATGTATCACCATGTCCAATTAACCCAATGCAGTTAGCATTAGATGATACAATGTAAAACTGTCTTTAATCTTTACGTCAACTGTGATTTTCCCTTGTAGAACGTAATATTCAATATCTTAGAATGTGTAGCTGCTCTGGCAGATGGAAGGTCAGCTGTCTTTAAGTGTGTATTCAGTACACATGACCaaacagtgtttttttttttttgataagTTGAGACAACATTCAGGTGTTCACTTGCTTCTGAAGTTCTAATCACATATTGGTATTTTTGCTTGTAGGTTGACACATGAACATCAATCCAACCGTTAAACTTGTTGTTGTTAAAATTCAAAGTATCTGATGCATCTTGAAGTAGACTTGGATTATTTCGTTTGAGTAAATGGATTGAGTTTACGGTTCTAAACGATTTAACGAAAACTGGATTTATGTAAGGGGACAAGTAATGGAATTACTCATCACATACTGGAGAAACACTGATTCATACTACCATCTTGTGGCGAAAGTTAGACGGTGCCCCTGCCTTTGCGATGACACTGTCCAGGCGCGGAGCAAGCCCTAGTTTGGCGGATTGACACAGCAATATAATTATGAGAGAGACGCCTTTTTTCTGCTGGAGGCCGTGATTCTTATTCTGGAATTGTATTTGGTTAAGTTAAACAGTGAGCCAGGGAGTGTCCTTTTGGATAGTGTTCACATGGATCAGAAGATTTATTCACTAACGTCAGCCGTATGGATGGTTTCTAATCTGTGGTTTCATGGATGGTTTAAATTCAATGTTTGCTAAATTCCTCTATGCCCCAACATGTTCTTTGAGTCGTTTTTTTTGTCTGGTGTGTCAGCCTTCAAACATCTACACATCAAAACAGACCTTCTTATCCTATCCGCAACTATTAGGCCTATACAGACAATGTACAAATGTATTGGCATTTTGTGCTATGGCAACAAGTGACAACCTCCAAAATAATTAAGTATCCTGATTCAGCTCAGGCATCTACTGATAAACAATGTGATGAATTACGATATGATTGCAGTGAGCAAATGAACCGATTTAGTGCATCGACATATCCAATCATGCACTCAACAATTCTAACGCGTTTACAACTGTCCAAACAAAGAGTGCGCGCGGATGACCGCTGAAATGACCGATTAAGCCGTTACTGGAGCGAACCCACGTCCAACATCCAGGGAATGAGAACTATAAAATGGAGAGCGTGTGTGATGTCCTCAGGCCTGCCCAACGAGCCGAGAAACGACCCCCGACGCAGCGCGGTGATTGACTCGTCTTCTATCCTAATCAGCGGCCTCCAGCTCGGCTAGTCTTGTGTTCTCTCATGTCGGGAGAAGCTTTCTGACATAGCTAGCCATCAAATATTAATCTAGCCGTTTGATGAGAGGCAGACATGGGAACTGAGCGGGGTGATAGCCGGGTCATTGTTATTAATGCTATTGATCGCTGGCTGGTTGCCATTCCCGGTCTGGAAGAATTTAATCTGCTGGAGCATGATTGGAgatagggtggaggagggagtatATCTGCATTACTACAAAGACATATAGAGAAGAGAGGACCGCAGGGAGGGAGCAGCCACTTCACAGTGAACTCAGATCATCTGGTCCCTAGAAATCCTAACGGACCTGGTCGATAAGTCATCAATCCCTTTGTAACTCCTTGACTGCTATGGACTCGCAGCATTTTATATTAATCCGCTATGAGATCAAACAGAGTGTAAAGGACGATGTAGTGTAGATGTAAATATTTTAGAAGTAGATGATTGACTCTATGAAAGCACACAACCAGTTACATCTTCACAGTCCCTGGAGTCCACATCTATGTAGATTGAGCTCTGTGTAACTTTTCAACTTCGTGACCCTCTCCTCATGAACGATAAGGTTTGGGGCCCTGGTTTCGTGTTCTCAGTCCCTGCAGGCCCGTTGGAGACACAGATGTTGGGGGAGTATGGGGTTCTTAGACAGCCTTGTCAGACGTTTATTTGATCATACACATGGGGATAGAAACTGCAAAAGAGCTGCAAAGTATAATTTATTTAGATGCAGGAAGGGAACTGTTGTAATGGGAAATACCTTCCTACTGGAACATTCTCACCTCCTCCAACATATTTATGTTGACGTGCTTCTTTTTTTACACCATTATACAGCAAGCAACAGCCACTTTCAGTTCCAAAATCATGGATCAGATTTTTTGCAAAAAAGGACACAAGCTCTGTAAGCCAACTTCTCTATTTTTGGTCTCTGAATAAAAAGGAATGGAGCCAGAGTTGGAGGAATAGTTATTTGTGACAGAAATGTCAGCATGACTACCAGACTGTCTTCTCTGTAACAATGACCCTACAGCGGATCATTAGACCATCAATGAATCCAGagttcactcaaacacacacactcacatcagaACATTGTGTTCTCACTGCCCTCCATGACTTAGACACTCATGGTTCCTCTGATATCTGAGGGGCTGAATGCTTTTCCAGACTCTAGAAGGACTGTTTCAACTGTGACCTTCACCAGGAGTAAATACAACCAgagtattttttcaacctttcaaaagttATATATCCCCCCAAAAATCCAACCTTTGGTTTCAACCCCCTAAAAAATTCTGAACCCTataaacagtttttttcaacctttcaaaaagtTTTTTTCAGAACTttatcaaaaatattttttcaacctttcaaaacttttattgtaaacctttaaaaaaagatctgaacttttttttcaaaaatattttgttaACTTTTAACTTgtttcccccacacacacaacacggcaCAAAAGTTTCTATTTTttgaaaaaacttttttcaacctttctaaacttttttttttccacaaatattttttcacacacagtgaaaggagaggtgaggagaggggagatatcatgccaccaaataaaAGTAAtgagcctggcttgaaaatATAAGAagtaaaaatatatttgggtAAAAAAGTAAAAAGTTTTCAGAAAAATTTATAGTGAAgtgaagtactgataccagaagaATCTCTGGAAAACAAATACAcgaaataaaactattttgacAATCCAAACAAAATTCAAAAACCCATCATTTTCAAAAGTAATAATAAggaattattattttaataattgCGTGAAATATGATCTATATAAAAGCTGACTGACTTTCAGTTGAAACTTTACATTCCAGTTTGTACCACAGGAGGGCAGTGtgttatatttaaaaaatctcaaatgcTCCATCAGTTGACcaaatcaatgcatttcatTGACACGGGGGATATAATATACACTGATATAGACTCCACAGATACTTTCTACTGGTTAGTACTTTTAACACTCTAGTAGCCGTGGTCAAATCATCTTCACATTTAAAATCATCCAAACACAAAATACTCTCAAAGTCATAGTAAAGTAAATAAGACAAATAGAACATTGCCATATCCGTGAAACAAAGGTAGCCGCAATGTTTGTTATCCGCGTCTTACAAGATGCGGTCACATATAGTATTTCTACCAGTTCAGTCCACAACAGTTCAGTTCTCCCCCATCCTAGAACAACAGCGatcaggggggagagacagaggctcAGACTGGTCACTCACATTACAACAAATCAGACTCTGCTTTTGTTGTCGTCTTCAAAGAGCCCTTAAGAGGATCGAGAAACAGAGAACGGCTAAACAGACAGATGAAGAGCGATCCCTTACACACGGTCTTCCCCCCTGGCAACGTCAAACTCGACCACAGTCTGCGAGACTCAGATTCATCTTGGACTCTGCTACGTAACATAAACCTCCATCACTGGTTTTAGTCATGACACCACAACACTCCAGACACAGGAGACACTGAATGGGATGCCAGTAACCTAGGAACAAAGCGCATACGAGATCTGCTCAACCGACAGTTCACTGGATGAAATAGCACGTGTCAGATGTCTCCTATATCAGGGGCAATAAGTCTGTCTGGCAATGAAAGGACATTAATACAGGGGTTATACGAAAATGTCAGTCACGCCCAAGGGTACTTCATCAAATGGATGAATTTCGTGGTGCCATGACAGATTTTATAGCGTGTCAAAGACATCGAATGCTTTTCACCACTTTTGACACAAGCCCGACAGATCCAGTCAGCGCGCCAGACGCAGGCTACTATTTTCCAAGCCACAGTGAGTGACATCCCGCAACCTGAAGGGCAGACCAACAGGGCTGTAAGATACCAGTGTCTTGTTTCACTGGAGCACAGCCCTCTATTTTCAGTGTCCAGTGTGTCTCTGAAGCCCAAACTCCAAAGCCTTTGGAGGCCTTGAAATAGAGTGACAAGCCATCACCATAAATACAGAGCCCTATCGGGGGCTGTAATGGCTTTGTGAGCCCATGTGAGCCCCCAGGGTTGGAAATCTGCTGTGTCCTTCACTTCTGAAGGAAAGTCTTCCTTCCTCCTTGACATGGTGCTGTGGAGGAACACCTTACTGGGAACTGGTTGGCTAATGGctatagctggctggctggcacacTTCTGTCTGTCCAACCCTTTGTGTAACTTTATCTCTTTAATTGTATGCTTCAACTTAGTCTTACCCCGCAACCACAATTTATTATTGACACATGTCCACTAATGACTTTTTACACCACTCATTACAACCAAATATTGACACTTCCGCTCTGACCCCTGTGCCCAGGGTCAGAGTTCAGGCGTGGTGTCAGTGCCCCAGGCAGGGgaccagagagagcaggacaggtCAAGGTATGTCTCTGTTCACTGACAGTGAGTCAGGGTTAGCTAATGCTAACAACAGCAACAGGTGGTTACACAGTTATAGATCCACCCAAGGTTGGGCTTGACTCAAGGACGCTGTAGGCGGCTAATTTTGCTGTTGTGTGTCCTACACTTTAGTGCTCTTCTGTTGAAAAACCAAAGTCATTCAGTTTCTTTTGTGATGTTCACTGAGCGTTGTTTTGAGAGTGTAGTTGGTGTAAGTGAACAAAGTGCAGAATTTGAACTCTTTGGTTTGTTGCCTTCGCGTCAGAATGAACTGGGAGGGGTGATACTGGGAAGGCAACCCACGTTTGCAGCCCATTTATGATCTTCTCACAACCCTGAGGAGtgcggtctccctggtctcacgTGACATTCCTCAGTCCCGCGGGAAAACGAAACCAGCTCGGAGCTCCAGCTCTCAGAGTCACACCCACTCAGACCTCTTGTCCTGCCCCTCCTCGCTCGCCCCCAGCTCCCCACCGCTCGTCAGCTCCACCAGCGTGTACTGACCCATCCTCCGGGTGCGCACCGCCGTGGACGCGTCCAGGGGTCCTGGTCCCGGGGGTGGAGCTGGGTCTCTTCTGGGCGGCGGAGGCGGCTTGAGGCGACCGCGTTTACTGACCCGTATGAGGAGTGGCGATCCCGTGGGCAGCGGAGGACAGAGCGCCACCTCGCTCCCCCCTGCCTCGGGCCCGTcctccaggggaggggggaagtcaCTGGCGCCTAGGGGGGTGGAGCTTGCCAGTCCAGGGGACAGAGTGCCATGAGGGGGTAAAGGGAGATCCAAACGGGCCCCCACAGAACCACCACCGACCGTGCTGGAGCACTTACTGGCCGGTCTTTTCCGGAAGCTTCCGCCAGGCTCTCCCTGATCCTGGGCTAGAGGGAGGGTGGCGTCCACCCCCGTGCCCCCTGGCGACAGGAAGTAGTGCTCCTCCTCGTACAGATTCTCCACCAGCATCTTCCTCCGGCACCTCTGCCTGAGGGAGCGTTTGAGGGCGCAGAACAGGTCGACCACGTTGAGAAGCAGCGACAGAGCCGCTGTCCCCAGCATGAAGTTGAGCATGACCGTCTTCTCGGTGGGCCGGGAGATGTAGCAGTCCACCTGCGTGGTGCACGGGTTCTGCTGGCACAGGAACCTGCGAGGGATGTAGAACCCAAACAGGTAGTAGTGTGCCGCCCCGAAGCCAGCCTCCAGCAAGATCCGGAAGAGAAGTTGGAGGATGTAGACTCCGTTGAAGCGCTGGTCCGCCTTCAGAGGAACCGTGTTCCTCAAGATTTTCTTCCTGAAGGACTCCTGGCGGATCTTGTACAGAGGTCCAGAGCCGGGCGGGTCCGAGGTGTCGGGGTCGGGGCCTGACGAAACCTTATGCACCACGTAGATGATGAAGGTGAcgtaggggaggcagagggcgGTCAACTGGACCAGCCAGAAGCGGAAGAGCGAGACGGGAGCGAAGAGGTCGTAGCACACGTTGGCACAGCCGGGCTGGATGGTGTTGCACACAAATCGCTCCTGCTCGTCCTGGTAGAGAGGGTAGCCGGCCAGCAGCAGGACCACGACCCTCAGCAGGACCATCAGGATCAGCCACACCTTCCCTGGGggacacagacacatttacatttagtcatttagcagacgctcttatccagagcgacttacagtaagtacagggacattccccccgaagcaagtagggtgaagtgccttgcccaaggacacaacgtcatttggcatggctgggaatcgaactggcaaccttcagattactagcccaactccctcaccactcagccatctgactcccacagggacacagacacagctccaATACAAGCACACTGCAGGGGAGACATTCTGATGTTCTTGGTTGAGTATCTCGCTAGCCGTGTCTGAACCTGAGATTAACTTCATGTTCAAAAGGTTTCTAATTATCCTGTCCTACGCTTGAAAGACATCTTGAGATCGTTTTTTTCCCCGCCGGTCATTGAGTAGTTCAGTCATTAAGTTGAAAG
The sequence above is drawn from the Osmerus eperlanus chromosome 15, fOsmEpe2.1, whole genome shotgun sequence genome and encodes:
- the LOC134034779 gene encoding gap junction delta-4 protein-like, which translates into the protein MRRMSTSEILFVSVSHNITLVGKVWLILMVLLRVVVLLLAGYPLYQDEQERFVCNTIQPGCANVCYDLFAPVSLFRFWLVQLTALCLPYVTFIIYVVHKVSSGPDPDTSDPPGSGPLYKIRQESFRKKILRNTVPLKADQRFNGVYILQLLFRILLEAGFGAAHYYLFGFYIPRRFLCQQNPCTTQVDCYISRPTEKTVMLNFMLGTAALSLLLNVVDLFCALKRSLRQRCRRKMLVENLYEEEHYFLSPGGTGVDATLPLAQDQGEPGGSFRKRPASKCSSTVGGGSVGARLDLPLPPHGTLSPGLASSTPLGASDFPPPLEDGPEAGGSEVALCPPLPTGSPLLIRVSKRGRLKPPPPPRRDPAPPPGPGPLDASTAVRTRRMGQYTLVELTSGGELGASEEGQDKRSEWV